A single window of Vigna radiata var. radiata cultivar VC1973A chromosome 4, Vradiata_ver6, whole genome shotgun sequence DNA harbors:
- the LOC106758160 gene encoding outer envelope pore protein 16, chloroplastic, whose translation MAWVRVSGPPRVEVAIDMGHPFLNLTVDAFLRIGTIAATRVGAEDTYHIIQKRNISSHDFEKTLKKMCKEGVYWGTVAGLYVGTGYGVERIRGTRDWKNAMIGGAVTGAVVSAVSNNKKDKIAIDAITGAAIATAAEFINYLE comes from the exons ATGGCATGGGTGAGGGTTTCAGGGCCTCCTAGGGTTGAAGTAGCCATTGACATGGGCCATCCATTTCTCAATCTCACAGTTGATGCTTTCCTCAGGATCGGAACC ATCGCAGCCACGCGCGTAGGTGCTGAAGATACCTATCATATTATCCAAAAGA GGAATATCTCGAGTCATGATTTTGAGAAAACG TTGAAGAAGATGTGTAAAGAAGGTGTATATTGGG gAACTGTAGCTGGCCTTTATGTTGGAACCGGATATGGGGTAGAGAGGATCCGTGGCACTAGGGACTGG AAGAATGCCATGATTGGGGGCGCAGTAACTGGGGCCGTGGTATCTGCAGTCAGTAACAACAAGAAAGACAAGATTGCAATAGATGCCATTACGGGGGCAGCAATTGCTACTGCTGCAGAGTTCATAAATTACcttgaatga